A window from Branchiostoma floridae strain S238N-H82 chromosome 16, Bfl_VNyyK, whole genome shotgun sequence encodes these proteins:
- the LOC118403936 gene encoding PTB domain-containing engulfment adapter protein 1-like isoform X2, whose protein sequence is MNRSTSFMKWLHGQKSQEPGNSSTSTRNWVHPPDVLLKGHVTYQTKLLGCTEVQQAKGTEVVKEAIRKQKFSTHVKRAEGAKPIKVELSISADGLGISDTKNKILMHNFPLHRISFCADDKTDKRIFAFIAKDTEKNVHLCFVFDSDKCAEEITLTIGQSFDLAYKRFIETSGKDLELRKQFLALQKKLKEKEAENEQLRKRISSLEAQLRKTSTSATTTVHNNMVQLPPPQPVSRTPVPLPPPQNPPQTLQFKQTDSFDMEPFSPTNGNAMSPTAVNGAAFVSPTKPTSAASRDVFGQEPFDAIISSGGSQDYDKAMGNIDSQLADLQEGFGAGLTISSGQFSLDMFDPLSEQSQA, encoded by the exons ATGAATCGTTCTACCAGTTTTATGAAGTGGCTGCACGGCCAGAAATCCCAGGAACCTGGAAACTCCTCAACAAGCACCA GGAACTGGGTTCACCCGCCAGATGTACTACTCAAAGGGCATGTTACATACCAAACTAAG TTGCTGGGATGTACAGAAGTACAACAGGCCAAAGGAACAGAGGTGGTGAAGGAAGCCATCAGGAAACAAAAG TTCTCAACTCATGTCAAGAGAGCGGAGGGGGCTAAACCTATCAAAGTGGAGCTGAGTATCTCAGCTGATGGACTAGGGATTTCAGACACCAAAAACAAG ATTCTTATGCACAACTTCCCTCTGCACCGGATTTCCTTCTGTGCAGACGACAAAACCGACAAGAGAATTTTTGCCTTCATCGCCAAAGACACAGAAAAGAATGTTCAcctctgttttgtatttgaCAGTGACAAATGT GCTGAAGAGATCACCCTGACAATCGGACAGTCTTTTGACCTGGCCTACAAGAGGTTTATTGAGACCAGTGGGAAAGACTTGGAACTCAGGAAACAGTTCCTGGCACTGCAGAAAAAG TTAAAGGAAAAAGAAGCAGAAAATGAACAACTGAGGAAAAGAATATCCAGTTTAGAGGCACAACTCAGGAAGACCTCTACTTCTGCAACGACCACTGTACAT AACAATATGGTCCAACTCCCCCCACCCCAGCCGGTTTCTAGAACCCCGGTCCCACTCCCCCCTCCTCAAAACCCCCCTCAGACCCTCCAGTTCAAGCAGACAGACTCCTTCGATATGGAGCCCTTCTCGCCAACCAATGGCAACGCAATGTCACCAACGGCAGTAAACGGGGCAGCTTTTGTTTCACCTACCAAACCAACGTCTGCTGCAA GTCGAGACGTTTTTGGCCAGGAACCTTTTGATGCCATCATTTCATCTGGAGGCTCGCAGGATTATGACAAGGCCATGGGGAATATTGACTCACAGTTGGCAGATCTACAG GAAGGGTTTGGGGCTGGCTTGACCATCAGCAGTGGACAGTTCTCCCTGGACATGTTTGACCCCTTGAGTGAGCAGAGTCAAGCCTAA
- the LOC118403936 gene encoding PTB domain-containing engulfment adapter protein 1-like isoform X1 has translation MNRSTSFMKWLHGQKSQEPGNSSTSTRNWVHPPDVLLKGHVTYQTKLLGCTEVQQAKGTEVVKEAIRKQKFSTHVKRAEGAKPIKVELSISADGLGISDTKNKILMHNFPLHRISFCADDKTDKRIFAFIAKDTEKNVHLCFVFDSDKCAEEITLTIGQSFDLAYKRFIETSGKDLELRKQFLALQKKLKEKEAENEQLRKRISSLEAQLRKTSTSATTTVHNNMVQLPPPQPVSRTPVPLPPPQNPPQTLQFKQTDSFDMEPFSPTNGNAMSPTAVNGAAFVSPTKPTSAASRDVFGQEPFDAIISSGGSQDYDKAMGNIDSQLADLQEQSEQKEGFGAGLTISSGQFSLDMFDPLSEQSQA, from the exons ATGAATCGTTCTACCAGTTTTATGAAGTGGCTGCACGGCCAGAAATCCCAGGAACCTGGAAACTCCTCAACAAGCACCA GGAACTGGGTTCACCCGCCAGATGTACTACTCAAAGGGCATGTTACATACCAAACTAAG TTGCTGGGATGTACAGAAGTACAACAGGCCAAAGGAACAGAGGTGGTGAAGGAAGCCATCAGGAAACAAAAG TTCTCAACTCATGTCAAGAGAGCGGAGGGGGCTAAACCTATCAAAGTGGAGCTGAGTATCTCAGCTGATGGACTAGGGATTTCAGACACCAAAAACAAG ATTCTTATGCACAACTTCCCTCTGCACCGGATTTCCTTCTGTGCAGACGACAAAACCGACAAGAGAATTTTTGCCTTCATCGCCAAAGACACAGAAAAGAATGTTCAcctctgttttgtatttgaCAGTGACAAATGT GCTGAAGAGATCACCCTGACAATCGGACAGTCTTTTGACCTGGCCTACAAGAGGTTTATTGAGACCAGTGGGAAAGACTTGGAACTCAGGAAACAGTTCCTGGCACTGCAGAAAAAG TTAAAGGAAAAAGAAGCAGAAAATGAACAACTGAGGAAAAGAATATCCAGTTTAGAGGCACAACTCAGGAAGACCTCTACTTCTGCAACGACCACTGTACAT AACAATATGGTCCAACTCCCCCCACCCCAGCCGGTTTCTAGAACCCCGGTCCCACTCCCCCCTCCTCAAAACCCCCCTCAGACCCTCCAGTTCAAGCAGACAGACTCCTTCGATATGGAGCCCTTCTCGCCAACCAATGGCAACGCAATGTCACCAACGGCAGTAAACGGGGCAGCTTTTGTTTCACCTACCAAACCAACGTCTGCTGCAA GTCGAGACGTTTTTGGCCAGGAACCTTTTGATGCCATCATTTCATCTGGAGGCTCGCAGGATTATGACAAGGCCATGGGGAATATTGACTCACAGTTGGCAGATCTACAG GAGCAAAGTGAACAGAAG GAAGGGTTTGGGGCTGGCTTGACCATCAGCAGTGGACAGTTCTCCCTGGACATGTTTGACCCCTTGAGTGAGCAGAGTCAAGCCTAA
- the LOC118403544 gene encoding uncharacterized protein LOC118403544, whose protein sequence is MRSVVVSVFLGHIVLTAGAVNMTKPCNDIQVETSKESVVVTWPLPVFNVTSGGVTGRCDRDPGDRFFWGTVWVRCWAEDLNGNTTECLFTVTVRPSKCPMWNPPQNGALACERWLFGQSNPTCPTVHLCASGLWTTTSTKTSVRWRDCLELRSYITHHKGLRQQYFADDLLTQEENATKSVQQNFVDVFEGTAFGEQGGCVDNSQCRPENVAVFWGDAVEVTPPPPTTSFLTSTLMMIQDNTTHITETGPVRLTTQSIVALAVGGLACLLLTFGVYRFSKYCRRKRRRTPEARPTGQELKVMLS, encoded by the exons ATGCGCAGTGTGGTAGTGAGTGTTTTTCTTGGCCACATAGTCTTAACAG CGGGTGCGGTAAACATGACGAAACCGTGCAACGACATCCAAGTGGAGACCAGTAAGGAGAGTGTTGTGGTGACCTGGCCGTTACCTGTGTTTAACGTGACGTCAGGAGGTGTCACCGGCCGGTGTGACCGCGACCCGGGCGACCGGTTCTTCTGGGGGACGGTCTGGGTCCGATGTTGGGCTGAGGACCTCAACGGAAATACTACGGAATGCCTCTTTACCGTGACCGTAAGGC CGTCTAAATGCCCAATGTGGAACCCTCCCCAAAACGGTGCGCTAGCCTGTGAGAGGTGGTTGTTCGGCCA GTCCAATCCCACCTGCCCAACTGTACATCTGTGTGCCTCGGGCTTGTGGACGACGACTTCTACCAAAACTTCAGTAAGATGGCGGGACTGTTTAG AACTGCGGAGTTACATAACGCACCACAAAGGGCTAAGACAGCAATATTTTGCTGACGATCTCTTGACACAAGAAGAAAATGCCACAAAATCCGTACAGCAAAATTTCGTGGACGTGTTTGAAGGGACTGCCTTCGGAGAACAGGGTGGATGCGTCGACAACAGTCAATGTAGACCCGAAAACGTGGCTGTGTTTTGGGGTGATGCTGTCGAAG TGACCCCTCCCCCGCCTACTACTAGTTTCCTCACCTCTACACTCATGATGATACAGGACAATACGACACACATTACCGAAACAG GACCTGTACGATTGACGACACAGAGCATAGTCGCGCTAGCAGTCGGAGGTTTGGCATGTCTACTGCTTACATTTGGAGTCTACCGTTTCTCCAAATACT